The nucleotide sequence GATGGAGCGGATGGCTTTCGCCACGCGTCCTTGTTTCCCGATCACTTTCCCTGTATCTTCTGAATGCACGGAAAGCTTGTAGACAATACGGCTTGCATTTTCGTCGGTTTCGACTCGAACTTCATCCGGATGATCAACCAGCGGTTTCACAATGGTTTCAATCAGCTGCTTCATAAGAAAAACTCCCTTACTTGCTTAATTTTTCGTTATGGTATTTCTCCATAATGCCGTTTTGAGAAAACAAGTTGCGAACAGTGTCAGATGGTTTTGCACCATCGTGAAGCCATTTCAACGCTAATTCTTCGTCGATTTTAACTTCAGCTGGAACTGTTAGCGGGTTGTAAGTACCTACTGTCTGGATTTGACGGCCGTCACGTGGTGAACGTGAATCAGCAACTACGATACGGTAAAAAGGAGATTTTTTAGCTCCCATACGTTTTAAGCGAATTTTTACTGCCATTTCTTAAAGCACCTCCGAATAGTTTCACACAAGATATTATATTAGCAAGCTTTAAATAGTTTGTAAAGTATTTTTTCTTAACACCTTAAAAATTATTTAAAAAGCGAGTCCAATCCGGGCATAGACATTTTCTTTTTGCCTTTTTGGTTCATGCCGGACATTTGTTTCATCATTTTTTTCATGTCTTCAAATTGCTTCAACAGGCGGTTAACGTCCTGGATAGATGTGCCCGATCCTTTGGCAATCCGCTTGCGGCGGTTTGAGTTGATGATTTCAGGAGTGATTTTCTCCTGTTTGGTCATCGACCGGATAATCGCTTCGACGCGACCCATCTGGCTTTCGTCCACTTTCGCATTTTCAAGGCCTTTGATTTTATTGGCGCCTGGGAGCATTTTCAAGATTTCATCGAGCGGCCCCATTTGCTTCACTTGGGTCATTTGGTCAAGGAAATCATCAAATGTAAACGAAGAAGTCCTGAACTTCTCTTCCAGTTCCCGTGCTTTTTCTTCATCGACATTGGACTGCGCCTTTTCAATCAGCGACAGCATATCGCCCATGCCAAGAATCCGCGATGCCATACGTTCTGGATAAAAAGCTTCCAGTGCATCCATTTTTTCGCCCATCCCGACAAATTTAATCGGTTTTTCGGTTACGGAACGGATGGAAAGCGCCGCACCGCCGCGAGTATCCCCGTCAAGCTTCGTCAAAACGACGCCGGTAATGCCTAGCGCTTCGTTAAAGCTTTGTGCAACATTGACCGCGTCCTGTCCAGTCATGGCATCGACAACAAGGAAAATTTCATCCGGTTCTTTTAACGCACGGATGTCTTTCAGTTCCTGCATCAGATTTTCATCCACATGCAAACGCCCTGCCGTATCAATTAAGACCGTATCCATATGTTCTTGTTTTGCATATTCAATGGCTTGGCGTGCAATTTCCACCGGGGAAATATCCGTCCCTTTCGAAAAGACCGGAAGAGACAATTGCTTGCCGATGGTTTCCAGCTGCTGAATCGCTGCCGGACGGTAGACATCCGCTGCCACCATTAAAGGTTTGCGGTTGTGTTTTTTGCGGAGCAAACTTGCGAGTTTTCCCGTAGTGGTCGTTTTCCCGGCCCCTTGCAATCCGACCATCATGATCACAGTCGGCTGTTTAGTTGAGAATTCGATTTTGCTTTGTTCGCCGCCCATTAACGTCGTCAATTCATCTTTAACGATTTTTACGACTTGCTGGCCAGGCGTCAAACTTTGCATAACATCTACCCCAACTGCGCGTTCACTGACTTTTTTAACAAACTCTTTAACAACTTTCAAGTTAACATCCGCTTCGATTAATGCGAAACGGACTTCACGCATCATCTCTTTCACATCTGCTTCAGATACTTTCCCTTTGCCTTTGATGCGCTGGATTGTGCCTTGCAGGCGTTCGGATAATCCTTCAAATGCCATTGTTTCCGCCTCCTAATCCCATTCTTTAAGCTGGTCCAGCAATTCCCGGACCCGGTCTTCTGAGAATGGCTGTTTTTCAAATGACGAAACCAATTGCTGCCGTTTCTGGAATTTCTCGAAAAGCTGCAATTTCGCTTCGTATTCTTCAAGCATCGCTTCTGTCCGGCGGATATTGTCGTAAACCGCCTGGCGCGTAATGTTATAAGTCTCAGCAATTTCACCTAAGGAATGATCATCTAAATAATACAGCATCATGTAACTGCGCTGTTTTGGCGTCAGCAATTCTTGATAGAAATCAAACAAATAATTCATGCGTGTTGTCTTTTCTAACCCCATCATCGCTGTTCACCCCCACTGACTCTACTGTTTAGAATACTGAAAACCGCAAGTAGCGTCAAGTAATTTTACTTGTCTGCTTCAGCGTTTTCTGTTTCTTCTTCTTTGTCCAAGCCTTCGGCAAATAAACCGTAAACATATTTTTGCGGATCAAACGGCTGCAAATCATCCATCTGTTCGCCAAGGCCGACAAACTTCACAGGAATATTCAGTTTGCTGCGAATCGCCAAAACGATTCCGCCTTTCGCCGTACCATCCAATTTCGTCAAAACAATGCCGGTTACATCCGTCGCTTCTTTGAACATCTGAGCTTGGATCAAGGCATTTTGGCCAGTTGTAGCATCCAGTGCAAGCAGCACTTCATGAGGAGCACCCGGAATTTCACGTGAAATGACGCGGTATACTTTTTCCAGCTCGTTCATCAAGTTCACTTTGTTCTGCAAGCGCCCTGCCGTATCGCAGATCAAGACATCGACGCCGCGCGATTTGGCGGCACGGACTGCGTCATACATAACAGCTGCCGGATCCGACCCTTCACTTTGCTTAATTACGTCAACGCCAACGCGCTGGCCCCAAATATCCAATTGTTCAATTGCACCGGCACGGAATGTATCGCCCGCAGCCAACAGCACTGATTTCCCTTCATTTTTCAGGCGATGCGCCAATTTGGCGATAGTCGTCGTTTTGCCGACGCCGTTGACGCCAACAAATAAGATGACCGTCAAATCATCGGCGAATTTGAGTTCATTGATTTCCTCTTCACCAGCCTGGTAGATTTCCACTAATTTTTCGGAAATGACCGACTGCACAGTGGAAGTATCCTTGACGTTCTTGCGCTGCACTTCATAACGCAGCTGATCCATCAATTCCATCACGGTATCAAATCCGACATCTGCCTGAAGCAGGATATCTTCTAATTCTTCAAAGAAATCTTCGTCCACTTTGCGGTACTTCGCCACTAAATCATTAATTTTCGACGTGAAGCCGGTGCGTGTCTTGGTTAAGCCTTCTTTATATTTTTCGGTTGACTCTTCAGCCTCCGGATTTCCTGCAAATTTATCTTTTAGCTTTTTGAAGAAACTCATATTACCACTCCTTTTATAGTTCTTCCTGCAGTTTAACAGAAACCAATTTTGAAATCCCTGATTCCTGCATGGTGATGCCGTATAAGACGTCGGCGCCTTCCATTGTGCCTTTGCGGTGCGTGATGACGATGAATTGCGTGTCTTTGCTGAATTTCTTCAAATACTGGCTGTAGCGTACAACATTCGACTCATCAAGCGCTGCTTCCACTTCATCCAGCACACAGAACGGCACCGGACGGACTTTCAAAATCGCAAACAATAAGGCAATCGCTGTTAGAGCCCGCTCTCCGCCTGACAAGAGACTTAGATTCTGCAGTTTCTTGCCCGGAGGCTGTGCGATGATTTCGATGCCGGTCATCAGCAAATCGTCCGGATCGGTCAACACCAGATCTGCTGCGCCCCCTCCGAACAACTCCTTAAAGACGCGCTGGAACTGTTGGCGGATTGCATGGAACGTATCATCGAAACGGCTCGTCATTTCTTCATCCATTTCACTGATGACGGTGCGCAGTGTTTCTTTCGCTTCGTTCAAGTCGTTGCGCTGTTCCGTCAAGAAGCCGTGGCGTTCGGATACATGTTCGAACTCTTCAATCGCTCCGATATTGACCGGCCCTAATTCTTCGATGGATTGCTTCAACAATTTCACTTTTTTGCGGACAACCGATTCTTCATCTGCCAATTCATAAGCTTTCGCTTCTTCGAGCGTGATTTGATAGTTGGTTTCCAACTGCGCAAAGAAGCTTTGGATTTGGACTTCAACGCGCGTCGATTTCACTTCACATATGCGGATGGCTTCTACATAGCCTTTGTAAATGCGCTGCATTTCTTTCAATTGTTCTTCCACCGCAGTCATTTCGGCATGTCGTTCTGTGCGTTCCTGCCGCAATTTCTGAATGGTTTGCTGTTCAAGCACTTTCTTTTCTGTCCACATCGCGATTTCCTGGATAATTTCTTCATCGGAGTAGACTTTCGCCGCCTCATCCGACTGAATCCATTGGAGCTCTTTTTGGATCTCTTCCAGTTTGCGGTCGCTTTTCAGTTTCCGTTCAAGAAGTTCCGATTCGCTCCGCATCAACTGGGCAACCCGTTCTTTCATGACAGCAAGCTGGGATTTTTGGTCCGATAGCTTATCCAGAACCAAA is from Planococcus liqunii and encodes:
- a CDS encoding KH domain-containing protein gives rise to the protein MKQLIETIVKPLVDHPDEVRVETDENASRIVYKLSVHSEDTGKVIGKQGRVAKAIRSIVYSAASNYHKKKTYVDIVD
- the rpsP gene encoding 30S ribosomal protein S16, giving the protein MAVKIRLKRMGAKKSPFYRIVVADSRSPRDGRQIQTVGTYNPLTVPAEVKIDEELALKWLHDGAKPSDTVRNLFSQNGIMEKYHNEKLSK
- the ffh gene encoding signal recognition particle protein, whose protein sequence is MAFEGLSERLQGTIQRIKGKGKVSEADVKEMMREVRFALIEADVNLKVVKEFVKKVSERAVGVDVMQSLTPGQQVVKIVKDELTTLMGGEQSKIEFSTKQPTVIMMVGLQGAGKTTTTGKLASLLRKKHNRKPLMVAADVYRPAAIQQLETIGKQLSLPVFSKGTDISPVEIARQAIEYAKQEHMDTVLIDTAGRLHVDENLMQELKDIRALKEPDEIFLVVDAMTGQDAVNVAQSFNEALGITGVVLTKLDGDTRGGAALSIRSVTEKPIKFVGMGEKMDALEAFYPERMASRILGMGDMLSLIEKAQSNVDEEKARELEEKFRTSSFTFDDFLDQMTQVKQMGPLDEILKMLPGANKIKGLENAKVDESQMGRVEAIIRSMTKQEKITPEIINSNRRKRIAKGSGTSIQDVNRLLKQFEDMKKMMKQMSGMNQKGKKKMSMPGLDSLFK
- a CDS encoding putative DNA-binding protein; translation: MGLEKTTRMNYLFDFYQELLTPKQRSYMMLYYLDDHSLGEIAETYNITRQAVYDNIRRTEAMLEEYEAKLQLFEKFQKRQQLVSSFEKQPFSEDRVRELLDQLKEWD
- the ftsY gene encoding signal recognition particle-docking protein FtsY, which encodes MSFFKKLKDKFAGNPEAEESTEKYKEGLTKTRTGFTSKINDLVAKYRKVDEDFFEELEDILLQADVGFDTVMELMDQLRYEVQRKNVKDTSTVQSVISEKLVEIYQAGEEEINELKFADDLTVILFVGVNGVGKTTTIAKLAHRLKNEGKSVLLAAGDTFRAGAIEQLDIWGQRVGVDVIKQSEGSDPAAVMYDAVRAAKSRGVDVLICDTAGRLQNKVNLMNELEKVYRVISREIPGAPHEVLLALDATTGQNALIQAQMFKEATDVTGIVLTKLDGTAKGGIVLAIRSKLNIPVKFVGLGEQMDDLQPFDPQKYVYGLFAEGLDKEEETENAEADK